From the Anabas testudineus chromosome 23, fAnaTes1.2, whole genome shotgun sequence genome, one window contains:
- the echdc3 gene encoding enoyl-CoA hydratase domain-containing protein 3, mitochondrial, whose amino-acid sequence MARGLLCRAVGVFQLSRTTPRLSGPRFYSQTEPEPLTLRQQNNGIRRIILNNPKKRNALSLSMLESLRENILADADSDDLRVIIISAKGPVFSSGHDLKELTSAQGREHHTKVFHTCAEVMAIIQDLPVPVIAMVNGVATAAGCQLVATCDIAVVTEKSTFATPGVNVGLFCSTPAVAIGRAVPRKVAMEMLFTGTPISAHDALLHGLVSKVVPEERLEEETLAVARRVCQTSRPVVALGKATFQRQMSQGRDAAYATACKVMVDNLALRDGQEGIQAFVEKRKPVWSHTADKAHD is encoded by the exons ATGGCGCGTGGTTTACTGTGCAGGGCTGTCGGCGTCTTTCAGCTCAGCAGGACAACACCACGACTGTCCGGGCCGCGGTTTTACTCTCAGACCGAACCGGAGCCGCTGACACTGAGACAACAGAACAACGGAATAAG GAGAATAATATTGAACAATCCCAAGAAGAGAAATGCTTTGTCCTTGTCCATGCTGGAATCTCTCAGAGAGAACATCCTGGCTGATGCTGACAGTGACGATCTCAGAGTTATAATCATATCAG CCAAAGGTCCGGTATTTTCCTCTGGACATGACCTGAAGGAGCTGACATCAGCTCAAGGCCGAGAACATCACACAAAGGTGTTTCATACCTGTGCTGAG GTAATGGCTATAATACAGGACTTACCTGTTCCAGTGATTGCCATGGTGAATGGTGTTGCCACTGCAGCAGGTTGCCAGCTTGTTGCCACCTGTGACATTGCTGTGGTGACGGAGAAGTCCACCTTCGCCACTCCAGGTGTCAATGTGGGTCTGTTCTGCTCAACACCAGCAGTGGCCATTGGCAGAGCTGTGCCAAGGAAG GTTGCCATGGAAATGCTGTTCACAGGAACTCCCATTTCAGCCCATGATGCTTTGCTGCATGGTCTGGTTAGTAAGGTGGTGCCAGAGGAGCGTCTGGAGGAGGAGACATTAGCCGTCGCCAGGCGAGTGTGTCAGACTAGCCGACCTGTTGTAGCCCTCGGTAAGGCCACGTTTCAAAG ACAAATGTCTCAAGGTCGGGATGCAGCATATGCCACTGCCTGCAAGGTGATGGTTGACAACCTAGCTCTCAGAGATGGACAAGAGGGAATCCAGGCCTTTGTTGAGAAACGCAAGCCAGTGTGGAGCCACACAGCAGATAAAGCTCATGACTGA